The following proteins come from a genomic window of Flavobacterium crocinum:
- a CDS encoding NAD(P)H-dependent oxidoreductase: MKKIFIINGGQKFAHSGGKFNKTVQDWTTEFLSKNNEYEIKTTHVEDDIDLDKEVEKFVWADVIIYHTPVWWFQLPNLFKKYIDDVFTAGHNKGIYKSDGRSRVNPDINYGTGGLLHGRKYMLTTSWNAPATAFTLPGEFFDQKSVDEGVMFGFHKMNKFTGMEKLDGFHFHDVEKGATTENIAIFKENYTKHLEQTFKNL; encoded by the coding sequence ATGAAAAAGATATTTATAATTAACGGCGGACAGAAATTTGCTCATTCAGGCGGAAAATTCAACAAAACAGTTCAGGACTGGACAACCGAATTTCTTTCCAAAAACAACGAATACGAAATAAAAACAACTCACGTAGAAGACGATATTGATCTTGACAAAGAAGTAGAAAAATTTGTCTGGGCAGATGTTATCATTTACCACACACCAGTTTGGTGGTTTCAATTACCAAACCTTTTCAAAAAATACATCGACGATGTTTTCACCGCAGGTCACAACAAAGGAATTTACAAAAGCGACGGAAGAAGCCGTGTAAATCCAGACATCAACTACGGAACCGGCGGACTTCTGCACGGACGAAAATATATGTTGACCACAAGCTGGAATGCTCCTGCAACTGCTTTTACACTTCCGGGCGAATTCTTCGATCAAAAGTCGGTTGATGAAGGCGTAATGTTTGGTTTCCACAAAATGAACAAATTCACAGGAATGGAAAAACTAGACGGATTCCATTTTCATGATGTTGAGAAAGGCGCTACGACAGAAAATATCGCTATCTTTAAAGAGAATTACACGAAACACTTAGAGCAAACTTTTAAAAACTTATAA
- a CDS encoding putative quinol monooxygenase → MISITAILKSKPEHLIEVKNMLTHLITETRKEEACIRYDLHTSENVFILWEEWKDQPGLDLHNSQSYLQDFIKKTETLVSSPIQVYKTEQIL, encoded by the coding sequence ATGATTTCGATTACCGCAATTTTAAAAAGTAAACCAGAGCATTTAATTGAAGTTAAAAATATGCTTACCCACCTAATTACCGAAACTAGAAAAGAAGAGGCCTGCATTCGTTACGATTTACATACCTCCGAAAATGTTTTTATTCTTTGGGAAGAATGGAAAGATCAGCCAGGATTAGATTTACACAATAGTCAATCCTATCTGCAAGATTTCATCAAAAAAACAGAAACCTTGGTTTCAAGTCCAATACAGGTCTATAAAACAGAACAAATTTTATAA
- a CDS encoding class I SAM-dependent methyltransferase, with translation MKKSTIQEIKERFDKDVERFSNLETGQVATIDATISLELITEASKRIVPNAKKVLDVGCGAGNYTLMMLSKVPNLNCTLVDLSLPMLDRAFERVSAVTNEKVEIKQGDIRELDLEENSFDIILAGAVLHHLRDDEDWETTFTKLFKLLKPGGCLMISDLITQDTELLNEYTWQRYGEYLEGIGGAEYRQKVLDYIEKEDSPRSMNYQLDLMKKVGFSKVEILHKNMCFGAFGGIK, from the coding sequence ATGAAAAAATCAACTATTCAAGAAATTAAAGAACGATTTGATAAGGATGTCGAACGATTTTCAAATTTAGAAACAGGGCAAGTGGCTACAATAGATGCGACTATTTCTTTGGAATTAATTACTGAAGCTTCAAAACGTATCGTTCCTAATGCTAAAAAGGTGTTAGATGTTGGCTGTGGAGCGGGAAATTATACTTTGATGATGTTGTCTAAAGTACCAAACTTGAATTGCACTTTGGTCGATTTGAGTTTACCGATGTTAGATCGTGCTTTTGAAAGAGTTTCAGCAGTAACAAATGAAAAAGTCGAAATAAAACAAGGCGATATTCGTGAATTGGATTTAGAAGAAAACAGTTTTGATATTATTTTAGCGGGTGCCGTTTTACATCATTTGCGTGATGATGAAGATTGGGAAACTACTTTTACTAAATTGTTTAAATTGTTGAAACCTGGAGGATGTTTGATGATTTCGGATTTAATCACACAGGACACAGAATTATTGAACGAATATACTTGGCAACGTTATGGAGAATATTTGGAAGGAATTGGAGGGGCGGAGTATCGCCAAAAAGTTTTGGATTATATTGAAAAAGAAGATTCTCCGAGATCGATGAATTATCAATTGGATTTAATGAAAAAAGTTGGTTTTTCAAAAGTCGAAATTTTGCATAAAAATATGTGTTTCGGTGCTTTTGGCGGAATTAAATAA
- a CDS encoding LysR family transcriptional regulator has product MELRHLKYFLAVAEELNFTKASEKLFISQPPLSRQIAELEEELQAKLFIRNNKKVELTEAGKYFEKEIKTLFQNLELISAKTKKIAENVSGEFRIAYISSIYSAVISDLIKHLKAQFPYVNFKLFEISTTKQIDALEQGKIEMGIIRSPVKSPKIKSHLWFQDGFSIVFNKKNIQIKSEKEILNLKDETFVFFNKDYAPHYHEVLLELCAFYGFTPKIIHEANNINSIVQLVKNGLGISIVPSNIAKNNQDPEIDFIELKKVNLFTNVSIITSKEDDSEITKTAVDFLLNKSSSR; this is encoded by the coding sequence ATGGAATTACGTCATTTAAAATATTTTCTGGCTGTAGCCGAAGAACTGAATTTTACCAAAGCTTCAGAAAAACTCTTTATTTCACAGCCACCATTAAGCCGACAAATAGCAGAATTAGAAGAAGAACTTCAGGCAAAGCTTTTCATTAGAAATAATAAAAAAGTCGAACTCACAGAAGCAGGAAAATATTTTGAAAAAGAAATTAAAACTCTTTTCCAGAATTTGGAACTTATTTCTGCAAAGACAAAAAAGATAGCCGAAAATGTTTCTGGTGAATTCAGAATCGCTTATATCAGTTCGATTTATTCAGCAGTAATTTCAGATTTAATAAAACATCTTAAAGCACAATTTCCTTATGTAAATTTCAAACTTTTTGAAATCTCAACCACCAAACAAATCGATGCTTTAGAACAAGGTAAAATCGAAATGGGAATTATTCGTTCTCCCGTAAAATCTCCAAAAATCAAATCGCATTTATGGTTTCAGGACGGATTTTCAATTGTTTTTAATAAAAAGAATATTCAGATAAAATCGGAAAAAGAAATTCTAAACCTGAAAGATGAAACTTTCGTTTTCTTCAACAAAGATTATGCACCACATTATCACGAAGTTTTACTCGAACTTTGCGCATTTTATGGCTTTACGCCAAAGATTATTCACGAAGCGAATAATATCAATTCAATAGTTCAACTAGTCAAAAACGGATTAGGAATTTCGATTGTTCCTTCGAATATTGCAAAGAATAATCAAGATCCTGAAATTGATTTTATTGAATTGAAGAAAGTGAATCTTTTTACAAATGTTTCAATTATAACTTCTAAAGAGGATGATTCTGAAATTACAAAAACTGCTGTTGATTTTTTATTGAATAAAAGTAGTTCACGCTAA